In Hyphomicrobiales bacterium, the sequence CAGGCCCGCGGCCATCTGCAGCTTCTGCTTGCCATCCGGGAAGCTCGATTCGAAGGCCGTTCCGGCATCGAAGAAGGGCACGATACCGATGGTGTCGGTGACCCTGATGCGAGCCTCGGCCGACAGTTCCAGCAGACTGCGCCCGCCGACGACCTGATGGAACGGCCCCAGCGGCGCGATACTGCGATAGGCATAGCCGCGCACGGAGCCGCCGCCGCCGGCATAGAAGAGCCGTGTGGGCGGGATCTCGTTCAAGCTCGCGCCCGCGACCGAGCCGAAGCCGATGCGGCCGGCGAGGATGTAGCGCGCGTCCTCGTCGAGGGCATAATAGGCGGAAACCGCCGCCTTCGTCTGGTAGATGCCGACCGTCGACCCCAGGAAGGTCGGATAGGGCGCGAAGGAGGCGTTGACGCGAAGCCCGCGCGTCGGGTCGAGCAGGCTGTCGGTCGAGTCGTATTTCACCGAGAGCGGGATGCCGACCAATGTGTAGGTGATCTGGCCGAGCACGTCGCTGGTCTGGCCGCGTTCGACTTCGAGGCCAGCCTGGATCGAGAAGGTATCGCTGAAACGGCGCATGATCGCCGTGGTGGCGTTGGCATAGCGCGCCGTGTAGCCGCCGTAACGGTTCGTGCCGACGCGCTCGCGCGTCGCGACGCCGTCGACCAGCCAGTCGTAGCGGCTGCCGCCGAGCGCCGGCTTGATGAAGCTGAAGCCGAAGCGGCCGCCGAGATCCGACTCCTTGAAATCACCGAAGTTCTGAATCTTGGTGCCGTCGATCCGCGGCGTCAGGAAGATGCTGCCTTCGAGCCGCAATCGCTCGGCGCCGCCGAAGAGGTTGCGATGCTCCCAATAGGTCTTCACCGCCGGGCCATCGATCGTCGAATAGCGCGCCGAGAAGCCGAGCAGGCGCTTCGGCCGTTCGGTGACGTCGACGAAGATCGGCAGGTTGCCGGCGCGGTCGAGCCTGTCGCCTTCGCGAATGCGTACGGAGCCGACCGCGGGAATTCGCCCGATCGAGCGGCGCATATCGGCGAGCGCCTTCGGCGAGTAGGGATCGCCCGGCTCCAGATAGATGAAGGAGCGCACGACCTCGGGCGGAATATCGTCGGTCTGGCCAAGCGTGATGTCGCCGAAGCCGGCAAGCGGGCCGGGATCGAGAACGTAGGTCACGTCCATGATGCCGGTGGCATGGTCGACCACCGGCCTGAGTTCGACCATCTTGGCGAGCGGGCGCGACTGGGCACGCATATAGTCGACCAGCGCCGCCTGCGCACCCCGCAGCGCCGCCGAGGTGGCGGGTTCGCCCTCCTTCAGCCGCGAGACCTTGAGCGGGTTGGCGATCGCCGGCGGGCCGGACTCGTCGCGCTCCACGACTTCGATCTTGCGCAGGCCGAAGACCTTGCCGGGCCGGACCTTCACCGTGATCGGCACCGCATCGCGGTTGCGGTGCGCTTCCAGCGCCCGAACCAGCACGGCGTTCGGCTCCACGCCGAGGGTCAGCGTCACGCCGTCGACGATCATCGCGACATCGGCGTTGAAATAGCCTTGCGACCAGAGCGCATCGACCAGCGGCTTGAAATCGGTGGCCATGCGACGCGCCAGGCTCTCGCCATCGGGCGGCGCGTCCTGGCGCAGCCGATAGAGCAGCGAGGCATCCTGCAGGGTGCGGGTGAGCGCCTTGGCGCCTTCGGCGTCGCCGAGATCGAAATCGAGCCTGTAGGGCAGAGTCGAAGGGCTCGGCGCCGGCGGCTCGTCCTTCTTGGTGAAGAGGCCGAAGACATCGAGCGACGAGAGATCGAAAGCCCGGGCAGTATCAGCCTGCAGGCCCAGCAGTGTGGCAAGCGCACAGCCGCCGCTCAGTGCGACAGCATGCCCCGCCCTACGCCAAAACCGCATCCACCCTCCAAGCCACCCCGCCACACAATCGAAACGGCGTCCAAAACCCATCGCCATCATAGGGCGGGAGCGGATACACGCAATGCTCAAGGATCCCGCGGGTTTTCCGGAGGGTCCCAAAACGGGCAAACTCTGTTCCGAAAATGCCTAACCATTGGTTCCCAAACGTCATGAACAGCACGGGCGCACGTCGCGGCCCACCGCCCCGCCGTGGATCGCCCCGAGATCCTATCGCAGCGTCAGGTTCACCGTCGCCAGCGGCGCGAGCTTCGTCACCACCTCGCCCTTGCCGGGCGCGAGCACGCCGCCGCAGAGGCTTCCCGTCGTGACGATCTGGCCGGCGCGGAGGCTGCCGAGATTGTCGTGCTTGCGATTGGCCCAGGCCAGGAACGGCACCATCGGATCGCCATTGCCGTGAACCGCGGGCTGATCATAGATCGTGACGCCGTTGAGCGAGATGAAGCAGCTCAGGCCGGCAAGATCATCCAGCGTCGCGATCGCGACCTCCGGGCCGAGGATGTAGCCGCCATGGCCCATCGCATCCGCGAGCCAGAGCGGAAAAGCGACCTTGCCGAACCAGTTGGCGAGGCGGCTCTCGACGATCTCGATGCCGAGATAGGCCTTGTCGCAGCAGGCGAGCAGCTCCTCGCGTGAATAGGGCCGATCCGGGCGGAACGGCACGTCGCGCGACAGCCTGAGCGCCAGCTCGATCTCGACGCGCAATTCCGCGCCGGCAACCGCTTCATAGACGCCGCCCGGAGCGGGATAGGGGCCAGGCATCAGGCCGGCGATCGGCGTGCCGTCCTCGGCTATGCCCACCTTCCAGCCGGCCTCCGGCAGGCCCAGCGCCTGGCCGATGGCGGCCTGCGCGGCGAGGCCGTCAGCCAGCGTCTCCGGGACCGGCAGGCTCGCCGTCTCGATCAGGGAGCGGTCGCGGCGGGCCCGCACGAGCGCATCGCGCACGGTCTCGACGGTGGTCGGCATGGAATTCCCTCTGCATCGGCAAGGCGGAGCGCCTCCCTCCGTGCTAGCGCAGCGCCCCCGGAGCGACAAGGCGCCCTTGCGGCACCCATCCATGCGACGGAACCTGTGGCTCGCTTGCCGGTTGCCAGACCATGATCGGCGCTCGCCCCCTTTTCCCGCGAATCCTGGCCTCCGGCCTTGCAGCTGCAGCCCTTTTCGGTGCCGTGGCAGCCTGGGCGCAAGACGTGATCTCCGCGCAGGATTTCGTCAGCCGGACTGCCGTCGCCGCCATGTTCGGCGTGGAATCGGCAACGCTTGCCCTGCACAAGAGCAATACGCCCGCCATCAAGGACTTCGCCCATGGCCTCGCGGACGAGAACGCCGCGGCGACGAGCGGTCTGCGCCGCATCATCGCCAAGCGCTCGGACATCGCCTTGCCCGAACGCCCCGACGGCAAGCATCTCGCCCTGTTGCGGAACCTCGCCGACAAGCAAGGAAGCGAATTCGACAGCGCCTATGTCGAAGCCCAGCGCGGAACGCACCGCGAAGCCGCAGCGCTGATGGAGCGCTACGCGCAGCGCGGCGAGGATCCGGAATTGAAGCGTTTCGCAGAGCAGTCGTTGCCGGCGTTCAGAGCGCTCGATCAGAAGGCAAGGGAATTGCCGAACGGACCCTAGCCCGAAAGCCGACCCGGCCCGACCTTTGACGGGCGAACGCTGCCCACCTCGTCGCCTCTGGACATCACGCCCCAAAGCCGCGCAAGAAGCACTTGGCTAGGCTGCCGCGCGAGTGTGCAAGCCTGCAACGCCATGTGCGCCCGCAGCGGCGCGAGCGGCGAATCAAGAAACGGTCTGGGAGGATTCGGGAATGAAATCGCTTTGGGTCATGGCGGCCGCGCTCGGTGCCGCCCTCAGCCTGCCCGCGCAGGCGCAGGACAAGGTCAAGCTGGTCGACGTCATCGAATTGTCGGGTGCAGGCGCCGCCGCCGGCACCAACTGGAAGAACGGCGCCGACATGGCCGCCGCCGACATCAACGCCAAGGGCGGCATCCTCGGCAAGCAGGTCGAGATCGTCCATTACGATACGCAGACCAATCCGGGGAACACCCGCGCCGCCGTGCAGCGCGGCATCGACGAGGGCGCCTATGCCATCCTCGGCCCGATCTTCTCGGGCCCGATCGGCGCCTCGATGCAGATCTCGCAGCGCGCCGAAGTCGCGCAGATCGTCGGCGGCGAGGCGGCCGGCTTCACCAAGCAGGGCAACCCCTTCATCTTCCGCACCTCGCTCAGCCAGACGGCGGCGATGCCGAAGATCGCCCAATATCTGAAGGACACCGTCAAGGCCGGCTCGATCGCCGTGGTCTGGGTCAATAACGACTTCGGCAAGGGCGGGCGCGACGCCATCCTGCCCGAGCTCGAGAAGGCCGGCATCAAGGTCGCCGTCGACGTCTCGACCGAACAGGGCCAGGCCGATTTCACCGCCGACGCGATCAAGGTGAAGAACGCCAATGCCGATGCCGTCTTCGTCTATCTGAACGAGGAGGAAAGCGCCCGCTTCCTGCGCGCCGCCAAGCAGCAGGGCATCACCAAGCCGCTGATCGGCGAGACGACGCTGCTTGGCGCCAAGGTGCTGGAGCTCGCCGGCGACGCCGCCAATGGTGCCCGGGGTCATGTCGGCCTCTCGACCGACGCGCCGATTCCCACCCTGCAGGAGTTCGGCAAGCGCTATCGCGAGAAATACGGCTTCGCCTCCGACCATAACGGCATCAAGGGCTACATGGCCGTCTTCATGGTGAAATGGGCGACCGAGAAGCAGAAGAAGCTCGACAGGAAGGGTCTCGCCGACACGCTGCGCGGCGCCACCATCAAGGCAAGCGAGGAGCCGGGCATCCTGATGGATACGGTGATCGAGCAGAACGGCGATCTCGACCGCGAAAGCTTCCTCGCCGAGGTCGTCAACGGCAGGCAGGTGATCAACACCACCCTGCCCCGGATCAAGCCGTAAGGCTGAACCCCACCACGACGCCAACCCCTCCCCCTTGTGGGGAGGGGAAGGGGTGGGGGTCGTAAAGGCAGGCACTGCGTCCAGGCGATAGACGCGGCGCCGGATCCAGCATGCCCTTTCCAACGATCGCCAAGCGGCACCACCCCCACCCCATCCCCTCCCCGCAAGGGGGAGGGGTGAGGCCGAGCCAACCGAACCCAGATCAGTCATGGCCGAATTCATCGCCTATCTCATCGCCGGCATCGCCACGGGTGCGATCTACGCGCTCGCCGCGATCGGCTTCACGCTGGTCTGGCAGACCTCGCAGACGATCAACTTCGCCCAGGGCGAGTTCGTCATGCTGCCGGCCGTGCTGATCCTGCTCGCGGTCAAGCTGTTCGGCATGCCGCTCTGGGCCGGCGGAGTGCTCGGCAT encodes:
- a CDS encoding conserved exported hypothetical protein (Evidence 4 : Unknown function but conserved in other organisms) yields the protein MIGARPLFPRILASGLAAAALFGAVAAWAQDVISAQDFVSRTAVAAMFGVESATLALHKSNTPAIKDFAHGLADENAAATSGLRRIIAKRSDIALPERPDGKHLALLRNLADKQGSEFDSAYVEAQRGTHREAAALMERYAQRGEDPELKRFAEQSLPAFRALDQKARELPNGP
- a CDS encoding Amino acid ABC transporter substrate-binding protein, whose translation is MKSLWVMAAALGAALSLPAQAQDKVKLVDVIELSGAGAAAGTNWKNGADMAAADINAKGGILGKQVEIVHYDTQTNPGNTRAAVQRGIDEGAYAILGPIFSGPIGASMQISQRAEVAQIVGGEAAGFTKQGNPFIFRTSLSQTAAMPKIAQYLKDTVKAGSIAVVWVNNDFGKGGRDAILPELEKAGIKVAVDVSTEQGQADFTADAIKVKNANADAVFVYLNEEESARFLRAAKQQGITKPLIGETTLLGAKVLELAGDAANGARGHVGLSTDAPIPTLQEFGKRYREKYGFASDHNGIKGYMAVFMVKWATEKQKKLDRKGLADTLRGATIKASEEPGILMDTVIEQNGDLDRESFLAEVVNGRQVINTTLPRIKP
- a CDS encoding Outer membrane protein assembly factor, producing the protein MRFWRRAGHAVALSGGCALATLLGLQADTARAFDLSSLDVFGLFTKKDEPPAPSPSTLPYRLDFDLGDAEGAKALTRTLQDASLLYRLRQDAPPDGESLARRMATDFKPLVDALWSQGYFNADVAMIVDGVTLTLGVEPNAVLVRALEAHRNRDAVPITVKVRPGKVFGLRKIEVVERDESGPPAIANPLKVSRLKEGEPATSAALRGAQAALVDYMRAQSRPLAKMVELRPVVDHATGIMDVTYVLDPGPLAGFGDITLGQTDDIPPEVVRSFIYLEPGDPYSPKALADMRRSIGRIPAVGSVRIREGDRLDRAGNLPIFVDVTERPKRLLGFSARYSTIDGPAVKTYWEHRNLFGGAERLRLEGSIFLTPRIDGTKIQNFGDFKESDLGGRFGFSFIKPALGGSRYDWLVDGVATRERVGTNRYGGYTARYANATTAIMRRFSDTFSIQAGLEVERGQTSDVLGQITYTLVGIPLSVKYDSTDSLLDPTRGLRVNASFAPYPTFLGSTVGIYQTKAAVSAYYALDEDARYILAGRIGFGSVAGASLNEIPPTRLFYAGGGGSVRGYAYRSIAPLGPFHQVVGGRSLLELSAEARIRVTDTIGIVPFFDAGTAFESSFPDGKQKLQMAAGLGLRYYTGIGPIRVDVAAPLNPRKGDKPVALYVSVGQAF
- a CDS encoding 2-keto-4-pentenoate hydratase, whose amino-acid sequence is MPTTVETVRDALVRARRDRSLIETASLPVPETLADGLAAQAAIGQALGLPEAGWKVGIAEDGTPIAGLMPGPYPAPGGVYEAVAGAELRVEIELALRLSRDVPFRPDRPYSREELLACCDKAYLGIEIVESRLANWFGKVAFPLWLADAMGHGGYILGPEVAIATLDDLAGLSCFISLNGVTIYDQPAVHGNGDPMVPFLAWANRKHDNLGSLRAGQIVTTGSLCGGVLAPGKGEVVTKLAPLATVNLTLR